ATCCTTTGATCCTGGCGGGGTTGACAACGCTAACCATGTGGCCGGCCTCATGAAGATAGATTGCCAGCTCCTCTCCATAGTTGCCCGTGGCTTCCATACAGGCATGAATCTCGTTCATTCCCTGTTTCTCAAGCCAGAGCCGTAACACCTCAAAACCTTCTGCCGAATTCTTACAGGTCTTATGTTTTGTCTTACCCTCTGTAAGAAGCGCGGCATCGAACTTCTGTTTCGCAATATCTATCCCAAGAACCGATACTGACATAGAAATACCCCCTCTAAAAATATCACCCTTGATAAAAAAGCTTCGTTCGAATCAACCTTGCAAGTGCAAACTCATTCCCATCTATGAAGGTTTATGATACCGTACGAGTTATGAACAAAGCAGTGGGAAGAGGATCTACTCTACGAGCCATGCTCTCTGGCATCAGGTGTAACACAGATTCTCTCCTCCCATTCTACCCCGACGTCCCAGGGTAGTTTACAACATTCTTGGCCCCATGAGAACACAAGGTGCTTTCCACGTTTCGGCAAGTGACAGGAAATTCTCGTATTCCATTCCATTTTACGGGTTATAATCGCTTCTTCCCCAAGGACCTCACAAGCCAAAAATATGGAGGTGTGCCATGACTACGAAAGAAGCGATAACCCTGTTCAAATATTATCTTCTGTCGAACCATAAAACGAGAACCATTGAGAGTTACACCCTTCTGCTTGACCGGTTCAATACGATTCATGCTGAGAAGCTCTTGAAGGACACCACCCCCGATGAGATTTTCCATTTTCTGGAAGACCTGACAAGGAATCTGGCCAAATCAACCAGGAGGCTCCGGTATGCACAGTTGAAAGCCTTCTACAATTTTATCATTGATCGTTGCTCCCTGAACATGAGAAATCCCTGTAATGTCTCATTGCTGAGCAAGTCATTCAAAGCCCCGAAACAAGTCCCGCACAAGATCATAGAACGGGAAACCGTGGACGAAATGATCTACAACACAACAAAGCAGCGGGATCGGCTGATATTAGAGCTACAGGCGCGCTGTGGGTTGAGGATTGGTGAATTGCTGAAGATCAAGGCGTCGGATGTCTCTGACAGAACCATCACACTCCGGGAACCAAAATCAGGCAAGGATACGGAAAGAGCCTACATGCCGGAGAACGTGTCCAGAAAACTGGCGGAATACATCACGGAGAAATCCCTTCAAGAAGAGGCGAGGGTATTTCCCATCTGCTATTCGACAGCAAGATCTCTTGTCCGTGGATTGGGAGCCAAACTGAACGTCCACGTGTCACCTCATGACCTTCGGAGATATTCAGCGACTTAGGCCAGCAGAAACGGTGTTCCTCTGGAAGTAGTATCAAAAGTAATCCTGAGGCACCAGGACCTGAAGACCACCCAGATCTATCTCGGCAAGATCAGCGATTCTGAAGCGATCCGCTGGATGGACAATCTTCACGGAAAATAGGACCGTCCAACATAACCAATTGGAACGTTGAGGTCTTTGGGGTTCATACATCGTGATCAGATCGTCCGTAAGGCATTATCTTTATGTCAATAACTGCAGGTTTCAACCAGAAAACATTGGACATGTTTTCAGAGAATACCTGATGAGTTCAAATGCCATTCATCAGACTCAAGAAACCTTTGCTTACCCGTGATTTTCTCTTGACAAGCGTAACCCTCTTGGTTACAGTACCAACCATGATAAAGTCTTTTATCCACAAAGGCCTGGAAGATTTTTTCTACGATGGAACTCGTAAAGGCATACAAGCCAAGCATGCTTCCAAACTAGTGGCGATATTGGATAGGCTTGATGCGGCAAATGAAATCAAGGATATGAACTACCCCGGCTCCGGCCTTCATCTACTGCTTCCCAAAACGAAGGGGCGCTGGTCGATAAAGGTCTCCGGTAACTGGCGTTTGACGTTTGAATTCAAGAATGGAGAAGCACTGAACGTAGACGTCGAAGACTATCATTGAAAGGGACTGTTATGCGAACACGAAAACGACCGCCGTCTCATCCGGGATCGATTCTCAAGCTTCATTACCTAGACCCGTCAGAGATCAGTGTTACTGATCTAGCGAGGGAGTTGAGATTGTCGAGAAAAACAGTATCCAAAATACTGAACGAACGCGGCGCCGTGACAACGGATGTTGCCTTGCGGTTGTCCAGAGCGTTTGATACTACTCCTGAGTTATGGTTGAATCTTCAGAGAAATTACGATCTCTGGCATACGGCGAATGAGACGACTGATTGGCAGGCAATAAACCCTATACTGAAAATCGCACATGTAAGCGCATAGAGGATGCCTTTCTTCCTGTACCCAGTAAAACGTCACCCTTGAAGAAATTGCTTGACTACAAACAGAAATAAATGAGACCAATTACTTAGAGATCACGAAAAAAGATGGGAACATTGGTTTTTTATTTTCACCTGAAGCATAATATGTTTTATGGAGAAGGTGGGTGCGGGGATTAAGGGGCAACTTCCTTGAATATATAAATGTTAACCTCGACGAAAATACTCGACTTTAAAATGTAATCATTGATGTTCTCCTCCTCTGTAATTATGAAAGGAGTACAAATAATGAGAAGTAACTATTTCCCTGGGTACCGAATCTTTTCGGCAATTCTGGTCGCATTAACGCTGTTGACTGGCGGAATTGTGCCAATGGCGAGCGCCTCGGACTACGAGGGAGCAATCACAGCCAAGCTGAGCGAGATCCAGGCGAAACAGGCCGAACTGCTGGCCGCGTAGCGCGAACTGGATATCCTCAGCCAGTTTCTGGGCGACTACGACACCAAAACCGGGAATCTCGCCAGCGCCTGCCAGCAACTCAGGGACTCAGACGCCGTGCTCTTGGACATCCAGAAGAAGAACCTCATCAAGTCCGCAATCAAGTTGGCCATCTTGACCTGCACCACGGTCGCCAACACCATCAACTCCGGCAAGGCCGCCGCCAACGAACTCATCACCAGCGGCATCAGGAGCACCCTCAACAACGTCGTCCAGGAAAAACTCACCGGTGACCGGCAGGAAGAAGTCCTGGCTGCGCTCGGCCTCGATGACGCAACTCTCAGTAAGCCGCGCGTCGTTAAAATCAAGGCTGTCTCCGACGCGGCGCGCGCCACCTATCCCGTCCTAGCCAACGTGCAGAAGACGCTGAAAATGCGCCTCGAGGCGGTGAGGGGTATGGTCATCGCGGAGAATGGCGGCGATGAAAGCAAAGATCCCGGCTACGTGGGTGCGACCCTCCGCAAGAACATCATGGTGCGCACCGAGATTGCCGCCGCCCTCGACACCCTCGGCGCCCTCGGCACCAAGACGGCCGAGGCCAAGACCGACGCCGACACCAACCTGCCCTTAGCACAGGCCGTGGTGGATGAACTCACCGCCGATCTCGCCGCGCTCACCGCCGCGCTGGAAGAATTGAAGGCCCAGCAGCGCCAGGAAGAGGAAGAAGCCCGGCTCACCGCCAACGAGGCAGCGGTCACGCCGCCGGTCCCTCAGCGTATCCCGACGGTCTCGGTGACTCCCGTCGACGGCGAGACGGAAGCGGATTACCAATACCGCAGGGCTTTAGCCATTCGTGATGCCGCCATAGCGAAATGGAATGACGAGACACCGCCCCTGAACTCTTCGATCAGCGACTGCCAGGCCCAGATCGAAGCGGCGCAAAGTGAAATCAACGCGGCCGTGTCCACCTCCATCACCGTGCCCAGGGTTGCCGACTTTATCTCCGCCTACGGCGGGGGCGACGCACTCGATGCCAACACGACGGCCTCCTATAAGGACTCGGTCAGCTCATACGCTGCCATCGAACAACGGATCACTGACGTGACCCCCGTTGGACCGGCGCTGCCGGGGATCATTACAAAAGTTGAGGCACTCACCGACCTCTACAACACGCTCTTCAACCTGCAAAACCAGGTTCTCTCGCTCGTTGATCTGCTCGCCGATTGCAATGCGAGTGGTGGGGAAAATCAATATTACCCTGCATGGGTCACCATCCCCGGCATGGGGCAGGCACCCGCCGAGGACTTGGCGGTCGTTCTCACCCAGCATCTCAATCTGCTCCCCTTGGCACTTGCCAACGCTCGCTCCCTGAGCGACAAGCTCGCCGCCGCCACCGATGCCTGGAGCAGCGGCATCGGCTCAGTTCGCACCGACCTCGACGAAAATCTCGTTGCAGCCGAGACCGCCTTGACCGCGCTGATCGCCCAGGGCGCCGCATGGGAGAATGCGTTGGCAGCGTCTCCGGGCCTCGTGCTCGATCCCCTTGACCCACTCATCACCGAAACGTACCGACGCCTCGGTTATTTTTCCGAAAACCCCGACGACTTTACTCTCGTTTTGGGGCATGCCTTCGATATGGCGACGTACAAGGCTTCGTTGCTCGCCGCTCTACTCGTCACGCCGGGCTCTGAGGGGCTCGCCACCGCCCGCGGACTGCGGGCCAAATACGACGCTCTGGTCGCCGCCAACCCGGCCATCAAGGATGCCTACGATGCCGCTTGGCAGAGCTATCAGTCTGCGTTCGCAGGCGTTCAAGCCTATGCCGGGGAGGAGGGAGCGCCCGGTTTCCCCGTGTATGATGACTGGACCCAGGCGGCAGCCTACACCTCTACCGCACACCCGGTCGATGCCTCGGCCGTGACGAACCAGGCCGCGCGCTACCACGCGCTCTACAACACGAGTAATTGGTCATTATATACCAGTCTTACAGGCGGCGCACTCATTGGTGGAGAGAATAATGCTGAAATTCTCTCTTGGATGGGACTTCCGAATATGCATCAACTGCCCGATCCCGGTCTTGACGACCCCGCCAGTTACCTCCCGCACCGCATCGCCGCAATGAAGGCCGTTATCATCGAAGACGGGCCGACTTGGCTCCCTCTTGCTGAGGATGCCTTCAACGCCCAATTCAACGATACGATGGCTGCGCTTTGGATCATGGATAGCGAGGCCTTCCAAGCGGACGACGGCAGCCAGGCGGTCGTCGAGGCGCTCAGAGGCGAGCTTGCCCCGCTCCAAAGCGCCTACTATGCGGCCCACCCGGCACCGACGATCGTCGACCAGCCGGCCAGCAGCGTAATCCCGGCAGGCACTACGGCGCAGCTCTTCGTCACAGCCACAAGCGATTTGCTGACTTACCAGTGGTCCATGTCGGCGGATTCCGGCGGCATGTATTCGGACATCGTGGGCGCCACATCCAGCACGCTGACCACGCCGGTTCTCTCCGCGACCCGCTGGTTTCGCGTCGTGATCAGGAACCCGGGCGGCACCGTCGGCAGCGATCCCGCGCGTATCGAGGTTTCCGGAGGATCTTCGGACTTTGGCTTTACCAGCGCCGCCTCGGCCTCCGCTCAGGTCGGCGTCCCGTTCAACTGGACGTTTACTACCTCCTCCGCCGGCATGATCAGTGTCAACCCCCAAACGACGACCCTCCCGCCAGGACTTACGTTTATGCCTGGCACAACGGGAACGCTGGAAGGCACCCCCACCGCCGCCGGTGCTTGGGAGATATTTCGGTCACGGCCAGCAAGCAGAGCCTGCCGGGCCCTCCAGGGCCTCCAGGCCAGCCTATTCAACAGACCTTTCATCTCACCATCGCGCCGCAGGATTCAAACTCAGTCACCCTCGCGGATGCCATCTTGGCCCTCCAGGTGGTCTCGGGTGTAACTCCGGTTGCCTCCTCAAGCAAATTGGCCGACGTGAATGGCGACGGGAAGATCGGCTTGGCCGAAGTCATTAATATTCTGCAGAAGGTGGCAGGGACGAGACAAAATTAGTTGATAACAATCGTTAATCGTCAGCCCAATCAAGTAATTGATGCCGTGGACTCGTAGGCGGAGACAACAAAAAATGCATGTTTTTTTGATAAGCATTACGGGTCGTAACTCTGCTACAAAATCGAACCGACCTCCCTTACTGACTACAATAAAATATCGACAAGCACCTGATTATTCGATTTCGCCGATCAGGTGACAATGAAATTGCTTGCTATCGGGATCTGATCTCTTCTTTTTTCACGAAAGTACGCATACCGGATGAACCTTAAATAATCTGCGGCGCTCAAGGAAAGCGGAGCTCAATGTTCACAAATCGGCAAGCTGGTTGATTTGGAAATTGTCAAACGCGAAGGTCAGGCCAGAGCCAGCTATTATGTGATGCGCTGACCGGTTGTCGATTTGGTGATCTGGGCGATTTATCGTAAATACGAATACGGGGATGAAAGATATCCAACTTTTCTCACATTCTATCGATTCGATAGGTTATTGAATCATCCTTTCAGGGGGCAGCAATGAAGGCTGTTCGGATAATCGATGAATTCTGGTTGCTCATCGCCTTTGTTTCTGATAGATTACCCCATTATTATCGGGATATTTCTCCGAATGGACTGAAAGTATGCTGATCGCCATCAACAATCAGAACCCCCAGTTGCGACTTGTGCGCCGGGCGGTGGAGGCCTTTCGCGACGGCGGGATCGTCATCTATCCCACCGACACGGTCTATGGAATGGGGTGCGATCTGTTCAACAAAAAGGGCATTGACCGGATTTATGAAATCCAGCGGCGCGACCGGAAAAAGCCGCTCAGCTTTGTCTGCGCAGATCTCAAGGACATCAGCCATTATGCAAGGGTTACCGACGAGGCTTATAAAATCATGCGCCGTCTGCTTCCGGGGCCCTACACGTTCGTCCTCGAAGCCTCCCGGATAGTCCCCAAAACCATCCTTCCCAAAAGGCAGACAACGGGCATCCGCGTACCCGACAACCGCATCTGCCAGGCCCTCGTCGCCGAACTGGGTTCGCCCATCATCAGCGCCAGCGTCAAGGATGAGGACGGGGAGCTGCTGAGCGACCCGCGCATCATCGAAGAACTCTTCGGCAGACGGGTAGATATGATCATCGACGGCGGCATCATCGTCGCCAAGCCTTCGAGTGTCATCAGCATTCTGGAGGAAGGGCCGGAGGTGCTCCGAGAAGGAAAAGGCGACGTATCGGCCTTTCTACAATAAACAGGCGGTTTGAGGACGACGCACGAAGATGCGCTCCGGGCACAGACCGCCGCAAAAAATAATCTCTTAAGGAAAAGGACATGTATGAGTAAAAAAATGCTGATCAACGCCGTCCACACCGAGCAGAAGCGCATGGCGGTCGTGGAGGACGGCAAACTGGTCGAATTCAACATCCAGATGGCCGTCCGGGACCCGATAACGGGGAATATTTACAAAGGGATAGTGATGAAGGTGGAACGGGGACTGCAGGCGGCTTTCGTAAATTACGGCGGCAAGAAGGACGGATTCCTGCCGCTGCGGGACGTAAGCGCCAATAACTACTCGGAAACGAACGGCTCTCATGACGGCGCGCGCCAGACGCTCAAGCCGGGGCAGGAAATACTGGTGCAGGTGCTCCGGGAGGTCAGCGAACGCAAGGGCGCCCTTCTGACATCATATATATCGCTGCCGGGACGATATCTGGTGATGCTTCCCAACAAGGAAAGCAGCGGCATCTCCCGCAAGATCGAAGACGAGGAGGATCGCAAGCGGCTTAAGGAGCTGATTGAACAGATCAAAACCGAAGAGGGAATGGGGTTCATAGTCAGAACCGCCGGGATGAACCGTACCAAGCAGGAGCTTTCCCGCGATTATCAGCACCTCTTCCGGCTGTGGACGGAAATCAAAAAAAAGGCCGCCGAACTCGCCGCCCCGGCCTTGATATATCAGGAGAGCGCCTTCGGAGTTCGTTCGCTCAGGGACTACTTCACAACCGACATAGATGAAATTCTTGTTGATGACGCAGAAACGTTCCGCCAGATGAAAACCTACTGCAAGGCGGTTGCGCCCCGCAATCTGAAGATAATAAAATTAGACAAGGAAAAAACGCCTCTTTTCGACAAACACCAGTTAGAAGAGCAGATTCGCGTCATCTACCAGGAACGGGCCGATCTAAAATCAGGCGGCTATCTGATCATCAACCCCACCGAGGCGATGATCACCATCGACGTCAACTCCGGGCGGGGCTCCCATAAACGCAACGTCGAGGAAACCGCCTACCAGACCAATCTGGAAGCGGCGGAGGAGATTGCCCGTCAGCTCCGCCTGCGCGACCTGGGCGGATTGATCGCGATCGACTTTATCGACATGATGGATCAGAAACACAACGCCGAGGTGGAAAAGGCCTTCAAAAAGGCCTTGACGATGGATCGGTCGCGCATCCAGCTTGCCCACATCTCCAAGTTCGGCATACTTGAACTCTCCAGGCAGAAAAAGCAATCCACAATCCAGGAGATAAGCTACACGGCGTGTCCTTACTGCCATGGCCGGGGGATGCGTCCTTCCCTTGAATATATCGCGCTCAACGCCTATCGCAAGGTGGAAACACAGGCCGTAAAGGGACTCGCCTCCGAGATAAAGGTTAACGTGCACAATGAGATAGCCGATTATCTGCAGAACCAGAAACGGGCAGAAATCAGCCGCCTCGAAACTGATTACGGGATGTCGATCCATATCTACGGCAGCCACGAAATGGCATGGGAGGAGTGCAAACTTGAGGCAACAAAACGGGAGCTGCCGCCCCCGGCCGAAATAACTCAACCAAGGAATACGGAGGCAAACGAGAAAGAGTCGGAAGAAGACGAGCCATTGGAAACAGAGCAGCGGGAAGAACCGGAGCCGAAGAAATCGCCCAGCGTCAGGGGTGTAGAGAAAAAACAAAAGGAATCCGTTCCCAATAATGGCCGGCAGAACATTGTCAAGCTGAGCGAAAACGGCTCAGGAAACAAGGCAGCGCAAACCCCGCCCAAACAGCAGGAGATTCAACCTGCAAAAAATCCTCCGGCGCCGGCGGAAAACGGGGAACAGGCAGCCGAACCGGTAAAAAAGAAATCCCACCGGCGCCCTCGCCGCCGCCGCAAGGCCCCCACGGACGGCTCATCCGCCGCCGCTGCAACAACGATTGCGGCCGCTGCCCCCTCCGAAGAGAAAAGGCAGGAGATGTCAGCAATTAAGCCGCCTCCGCCGGCGGCCAAAAACAGAATTGCCAATCCGCCGGCGGCCAAAAACCCCCTGCCCAAAAATAAACCGACTGAAAGAAAAGAGAAGGCCATCCTTGAAGATCCTCTCCATAAACTGAAGAAGGTCTTTGAGGAATTCGAAGATAACGACTAAAAAGGGGAAAAGATGTTAAAGGGAAAGAAAATCGCCGTAATCGGCGGCGGGGTAATGGGCGGGGCTCTGGTGCAGGGAATAATTTCCCTGAGCGCCGTAAATCCTCACTCTTTGACCGTTGCAGATACCGATGAGGTTCGGCTGAAAGAGCTTGCCGGCAGACTAAAGGTGTCGGTTACAACCGACAATCGTGAAGCGCTGCGCGGCGCCGACGTGCTTTTACTGGCCGTCAAGCCCCAGAAAATGGGGGAGGTTCTCGCCGGGCTTGACGCCTCACTGGCGCCCGGGATGACCTGCATCACGATCGCGGCGGGGATTGCGACCTCCTTTATCGAGGAGCGCCTCGGAC
This DNA window, taken from Syntrophales bacterium, encodes the following:
- a CDS encoding type II toxin-antitoxin system RelE/ParE family toxin; translation: MPFIRLKKPLLTRDFLLTSVTLLVTVPTMIKSFIHKGLEDFFYDGTRKGIQAKHASKLVAILDRLDAANEIKDMNYPGSGLHLLLPKTKGRWSIKVSGNWRLTFEFKNGEALNVDVEDYH
- a CDS encoding site-specific integrase, which codes for MTTKEAITLFKYYLLSNHKTRTIESYTLLLDRFNTIHAEKLLKDTTPDEIFHFLEDLTRNLAKSTRRLRYAQLKAFYNFIIDRCSLNMRNPCNVSLLSKSFKAPKQVPHKIIERETVDEMIYNTTKQRDRLILELQARCGLRIGELLKIKASDVSDRTITLREPKSGKDTERAYMPENVSRKLAEYITEKSLQEEARVFPICYSTARSLVRGLGAKLNVHVSPHDLRRYSAT
- a CDS encoding Rne/Rng family ribonuclease, translated to MSKKMLINAVHTEQKRMAVVEDGKLVEFNIQMAVRDPITGNIYKGIVMKVERGLQAAFVNYGGKKDGFLPLRDVSANNYSETNGSHDGARQTLKPGQEILVQVLREVSERKGALLTSYISLPGRYLVMLPNKESSGISRKIEDEEDRKRLKELIEQIKTEEGMGFIVRTAGMNRTKQELSRDYQHLFRLWTEIKKKAAELAAPALIYQESAFGVRSLRDYFTTDIDEILVDDAETFRQMKTYCKAVAPRNLKIIKLDKEKTPLFDKHQLEEQIRVIYQERADLKSGGYLIINPTEAMITIDVNSGRGSHKRNVEETAYQTNLEAAEEIARQLRLRDLGGLIAIDFIDMMDQKHNAEVEKAFKKALTMDRSRIQLAHISKFGILELSRQKKQSTIQEISYTACPYCHGRGMRPSLEYIALNAYRKVETQAVKGLASEIKVNVHNEIADYLQNQKRAEISRLETDYGMSIHIYGSHEMAWEECKLEATKRELPPPAEITQPRNTEANEKESEEDEPLETEQREEPEPKKSPSVRGVEKKQKESVPNNGRQNIVKLSENGSGNKAAQTPPKQQEIQPAKNPPAPAENGEQAAEPVKKKSHRRPRRRRKAPTDGSSAAAATTIAAAAPSEEKRQEMSAIKPPPPAAKNRIANPPAAKNPLPKNKPTERKEKAILEDPLHKLKKVFEEFEDND
- a CDS encoding transposase encodes the protein MSVSVLGIDIAKQKFDAALLTEGKTKHKTCKNSAEGFEVLRLWLEKQGMNEIHACMEATGNYGEELAIYLHEAGHMVSVVNPARIKGFAQSELLRTKTDKLDAALIARFCLTMKPGAWIPPSPEIRSLRALVRRV
- a CDS encoding L-threonylcarbamoyladenylate synthase, with amino-acid sequence MLIAINNQNPQLRLVRRAVEAFRDGGIVIYPTDTVYGMGCDLFNKKGIDRIYEIQRRDRKKPLSFVCADLKDISHYARVTDEAYKIMRRLLPGPYTFVLEASRIVPKTILPKRQTTGIRVPDNRICQALVAELGSPIISASVKDEDGELLSDPRIIEELFGRRVDMIIDGGIIVAKPSSVISILEEGPEVLREGKGDVSAFLQ